The genome window GTAACAGTATACATATGTAGTCAAAAGGCGATAACTGCAAATTAAATACAAGACCTTTCGTCATAGAAAATACCtaacaaaaattgtagatatatagaaaagtaacaaagcaaagtgGAAAAAGAATTGGTAGAGAACGCACAAAAAATTTATGCCAACATCATTTTCAGTTCCGTAGAAATAAAATGTGAGTGAGAGTGAATAAACATTTCAaactatagttatttatttaacgagttcgtgtgtaatttgggctttttttggcatgagtgggccagtttaaaactcgagtgaaacgagttttaaaggtccacgagtgccaaaaaaagcgcaattacacaagaacgagttgaatacaacgtttttttgttcgacgagccccccaaaggctccaaatggtCGAAAATCTTTAacattagcttgacgtttcgttttgacgagttgtcaaattcatcaaaatccgttcacacaggagaaaattctcaaattctgacagtgtcgaacaaaaaaataattaaaaaggttttgggaaaatgaaacaaaagtACAACAATTCTTAGGTTTAGGTATCTACAGAAATGCATGTGTGCAATAATTAGGTTTTAgaataatgtaaatttgtttcAGTTCACTTctctttattttcttgttgcaCAATTATCTGTAACGACAACAAAACAGACgatggaaaataataaataacaaacaaaacttAAAACTACCTATGGGGGCCACATTGCCTTCCCCGCTTGACGCTCGAAGTGCTCATTCTTCTCCCGTCAACAACTTAATACAAGTATGGAATCACGCTGCGTCCCTCTTGGTTCCCCAACacttaacaacaacaaaacagAGGATAgaaagtaataaataacaaacaaaacttAAACCTACCTATGGAGGCCACATGGCCTTTCCCGCTTGACGCTCGAAGTGCCCATTCTTCTCCCGTCAACAACTTAACAACAGGTATGGGACGAGGCAACGTCTCGCTTGGTTTCCCGACcattaacaataataacaaaacagAGGAGGGAAAGTAATatataacaaacaaaacttAAAACTACCTATGGGGGCCACACAGCCTTCCCCGCTTGACGCTTGAAGTGCCCATTCTTCTCCCGTCAACAACTTAATACAAGTATGGAATCACGCTGCGTCCCACTTGGTTCCCCAACACTTAACAACAAAACAGAGgatagaaaataataaataacaaaaaaacttaaaactaCCTATGGGGGCCACATGGCCTTTCCCGCTTGACGCTCGAAGTGCTCATTCTTCTCCCCTTAACAACTTAACACAAGTATGTGACGACGCAGCGTCTCGCTTGGTTCCCCGACacttaacaacaacaaaacagaggatagaaaacaataaataacaaacaaaacttAAAACTACATATGGGAGCCACATGGCCTTCCCCGCGAATTATCTGCCGTTGTCAGTGATTATCGCCTTATCCGAAACGGACAACAACGTCATCTTCCAATAGTCGCAGCGGGTAGAGGTCTCTATCCACTTCGTGAACAGGTCGGTTACGAGGAGAATGAAACGATTTCCCCGCCATGTCTCCAGATACGATCACATGATGTCGCAGACGATCGTCACAAATACCCCTTGGGCTGTCTTGGTCGTTGCAGGGCGTCTGGCTGGTTAGAACGTCTCTTGTACTGAGCACATAGCATACGTCCTAATGTTCCTCTCGATCGTAAGCTAGTAGTAACTTTCGGCTACGCTTCGGTGTGTTTCTTCGGCCCTAGGATTACCTACCAGTGGAAAGATCGCTGGTGCCGATGTGCAAGGCTCAATTATGCGGTCCGCCCGCATCTTCTCGAGCTTTTTGGAGATGGTTGCCCTCTTCGTCCAAGTAACGGCCGGATCCGGAACGCAGTTTCCTTTTTAAAGCGGATGGTGTCCCGTACCGTGGATGGGGTTGACGGTGTCGGCTTATTATTGAAAATGGGGCGAACTGAGGGAATTTTCACAGCTCATTCAACTGCTGTTGCACTTCTTGATCCTTAGGATGACCAGCGGCACGGGCTCGATTTTCGGGCCTTCGATGAAGGTAACCTGGCAACGGTTGCTTTGTCAGAGCTCCCGTTTTTCAGGgcgattgtttttttttttttcacttcgGCGTTGGAGTTTTGTTAGCTATTTTTCGTTTCCAGGATCGGCGGCCCTTGACGACGGTGAATTCGTTGCCTTGAATGCATACGACTCTTCTACTTGGGGCAGCAGGTGGAATGCTTTCACTATTGGGGTTAGCTGCTGGTGGGTAGCTTGAGTAGCGAGGAGGCGTGTCTAAAATGCcacgtttttaaaaagttgAGATATCGAGAATATCTGGGTCAAAGTCGTGAGAATCGGAATATGTTGGCTCGGATCGAGCCTCAATTAATACGTCTACTGTGTCCGAAAGCTCGAGTAAAATTGGGCTGTTACGGTTTGCCCTTTGACTACCCTAGACCTAGTTCTTGGAGTTGAATAGCAGTGACTGAAGCGCCAGAGCAAAATTTGCGGTGAGTGGTAACATGAAATGAGTGTTAATTGACCCACTTATCTATTGTCACGGCTGTGGTTTCTAAGTTCTGAAGAGTTGGGATAATGTGGCATTCTTCGGCGAATGAAGATACCTTCTCTAAAATCGTAGGTGCGGTCGTTCGAAACACTTTGAAACCCTGAATTTTGGGGTCGGCGACCTTAACCTTAACGTACATATTGGTCTCTCTGACCAAAATCGTCGGGGTTGTGATTGTCTGCTAAGGTTTCCAGGTCGTTGCGGGTGTCTCGCAGACCGCGTGCATCAAAAAATGATATCTGCAGCGACCTTACTCTTCTCTCATGCGCTGTTATTAGAGGTTGAAGAGAAGGTAGAGGATGATGGCGACCACCTATGAGAGGATTTCATCGGTGTTATTCGACGTTTCATCGTGACGAGTGGACTTTTCCCATCGCTGGGTTGGGTGATGGTCGGTCGAGGACTTCGTCGTGGTTTTAACCGCTGCGGCGGGTTGTTTGACAGGGGCGATGGATGAGGCGGGTTCCCTAGTGGGGGCAGGTTTATTCTGAGACTTTCGTGCTGCTGGCCGTGGTGTTTTCTTCCCCTGGTACCTGGGGCACCCGCGGTACCATTTTGTCGCTATTTCTCTGGTGGTTTTCACAGCACTTCATGCACGTCGGGAGCGTGTGGTGATGGTGAAATCTCTGGCAGCGACAGCGGTGAAATTGTGTCGACGTCCCCTCGACTGGGGTCGAGAGGTGACACACAGCCCTCAGTGTGCCCCTTGTCCTTTCGGACCTCGTCGAAGACCAGTAGCAGGGCCTTTTTTCCTTCTGGAGGTCACTTTGCTCGCTGTTGAGATTCGGCCTAAGGCGCGAGGGGAGGTGGGGCGCTTGCGGTACTTACCTTTAGCCTCCGTGAAAGGCTCCTCTTCCATCACAATCTCCTATGTGAATGGCGTGTCTGGACGAGGGCATCGATTTTGGTTGTCTCGATTGGGGCTGGTGACTGGGATGGCGCGGTCGTTTTGACTTGCTAGAGGTCCCCTTGATCGGTGCCAGGCCATGATCCTCCAGGTAGGATGTCACATTGTAGATGGATCGTCCTGGGGACTGTCCTGATGGTCTCTTGCTCGAGGAGAGCGAACGATTGGAACGACACGCTCTTCTCCTCGAGGACCAGATTCAACGGTCTGGGTCTGGGATCGTGGTGGAGGAGGGGCGCTTGCGGCGCTTACGTTTTGTCTCCGTAAAAGGGAACTTCCATTGGAGTCTTGGATGTGGATGGGGTGACCTAGCCTGGACTGACGAATGGTCAACGTGTGATGAGTAGCACCGAACTCTTTTCGGGGGTCAACGTCGATCATTCAGCGGCGGAACTAGGTATCGAGTGCGTCGATAGCGTCCTGCAGGTATGCTGTGGCCATTCTTGTCTGCTTTAATTCAGCGATTGTCGTCGGCGTACATGGCAAGCATCGTGTTGAGGACTTCGAGTATGTTTGCTCTGAAAGAGCGATTATCTAGGAAGAAGCTGTGCCATCGCCAATATAGCGACTGAACGACAGAACCCCAATGTCAAGTGGTGCCGAAAGTGACTCACAGAGGCGTATTTAGTGACGCGTAATAGCTGAATCTGAGTTGGAATCCGAACTGTTCGCCCGGGATGATGTTCTTCGGAGACGTTCCCAGCCTGGaatgtattaatttaaaaacgaCGATGCCTGCCTCCAGCCACTCGGCAGCTTGCTCCAATTCGTCGTCGCTAAAAGTTCTTGGGAGATTACCAAAATTCGTGTTTAGGTGTTCGGAGAATTTTAAGCAATTGATTTTCGCATAACGAATGAACTTCGGTTGGTTTGCCTCGTTACCGATATGCGTCAAAACACGGCTGTAATCTGAAGAAAGTTCGTTGACGGCAGTCATCCTAATTTGGTGACGAAAATTCTAGGAGGGTTCGCCCGTCCGGGTTGGTCGCGCGGACCTGTGCACGACAGTACCAACCGCTATGATCGACAGGCGATCGTTGTCGATTTCGAGGAGTTCGTCGTCGAGTAATCGACTGTGGGTCGGTCTCTTCGGTGGATTTAGTATCCCGGTATCTTGGGATCCTTGATATGGACACGTGGACTACGTCCAAGCTGCGGCAATTAGCGAATTCTTTGAGTTATTCGATCTTGCCAGACAGTCTGTTCGCATTCCAGAACGCCAGGGAGAGGGATTTTGGGAAAATTCTTCCTTCTCCTTCCATCATTCATTCGGGGTGAAGGACGTGACCAACTGCTGGACGGTTTCTGTGTTATTTCTCGAGCCATTTATGGAAGAGTTGGAGTTGTGGCCGCGGGCTTCTTGGACGCTGTTGCGTGAGCGAAGCTTTTGGTGAACGTGGTTGTCTGGCAGGAGCAGGGACTGGTTGCCTTGAAAGGGCCGCGGTGGAGACGGACCCCGATTTTGATTTGCGTTCACGTTCGCGTTCGGCAGCGTTTTCCGTAGGGATTTTTTTGCCTAGGCACCCTCTGGGGAACCTGGGGCATCCACGGTAATTCACGGTATGTGCGCTACCGCAATTGGCGAACTTTGCTGGGTCTTCTTTGGTCTTTTTGCAAACCTGTGTCGCGTGCGCGTGGCTCCCGCCGCATTTCACTTACATCGGCTGTGCGTAACAATTCCGCTGCGAGTTGTGGAACCTCTGGAAGCAGTGGCATTGGGCTGTGATCCTCTTTTTGTGGGGCAGGTCAACCGCGATTACGAGGTGGCAGACCGACCTCAGTTCTAAAATTTTCCCCTGATCCTTTGACACCTCGACGAGGACCAGCGGGAGAAGTTTTTTGATCCTGATTGAAATCATCCTGGTCACTTTGAGCGGCGCCAGTCCCTGACCCACCAGGTCAGACTTCATATCGTCGAAACCGATCTCCACGGGTACCGTTCTCAGCACGGCTCTGAGAGCTTTTTCCTCAGGGAAAGCGAACGAGTGGCACGGCACTCGTCTCTCCCCCAGGAGATGCGTCAGCGCCCGGAAGTCGTCGGCGGTTACCGGGATGGCCCGGATGCCGTCAATGCACTGTTTGGCTTTTGAGAAGTTTATTCGCTTCACGTTCATTGTGGTGAAAATTCCCGTCCACTTTGTCGCGTCGCAAATTATGATGGGCGGGATTCTACCCTCTACCGGGGAAACCCCCGGAACAAACGTTCACTGCCGCTTTTTTGGCGGGCGCATTGTTAATCGGCTGGGCCTGAGGGGCCGGGGCGGTAGCCTTCTTGGTTTTCTTGAGGCCCTCCACTGATGGGGACCCCTGGCTGGGACCAGACTCAACAGTCTGGCCCTCTGGGAGCAAAGCAGAAGTAGGGCGTTTCCGACGATTACCTCTAGCTTCAGTGAGGGACTCTTCTGGTTCAGCTGGTTCAGGCTCGACTTCCTCCTCCATCGGGTTCTCCGAGATGGAAGGTTCGGCCTGAGAGTGGGCTGGTGAAACTGGGGCAGGGGAATCTGCAGGCGAGATGTCCATTTCACGCTGTCCCTCCTAGAGCAGGACGATTCGGGCGTCTGCGAGAAGTTTCGGAGCGCCAGGACTTCCTGTCTGAGGCGCGATTTTTCGAGGGGTTTGACTGAGTTTCTAGGGGAGTTTTCTTGCCTAGGTGTCCTCTGGGGAATCCTCGGTAGCTCGCTGTGTGAGGACCGCCACAGTTTACGCATTTGGCCGCGGCATCTCGGGTCTTTTTACAGGCCTGGCTCTCACAGCACTTCGCACACATTGGTTGTGCGTGGCAGTTCCGCTGCAAGTGGTGGAACCGCTGGCAACGATGGCATTGGGTGGGGGTCCCTTTCTTGCAGGGCCGCTCGACGTAGATGAGGAGGTGGCAAACCGTCCTCAGTTCTCCGAGATGAAAGGTTCGGCTGAGGGACCTGGGACTGGTGAGTCGGGGGGCGAGATGCCGGTCACGTGCTGTCCCTCCTCGAGGATGACGATTCGAGCGTCGGCGATGGCGAGTCGCTCGTAGGACTCCTGTCGCTCCTTTTGGAGGGTCTGGACTTCGTGTCTGAGGACCGTCACCTCGTCGCACAGACGACAGACGTCCCCAggtgaaaattcgattttttgttgtgCCATCATAACTCCTGAAATACTCTAGGAATTAATTAGCAAAAAAGCCGGGCTCCCGGCCCAAATCCGGCGAAAGCCGGACTTGGCGCAACAAGCGTAAATCTTGACGACCAAGGACTGAACACTAATCCAGTGTGGTCGATCATTACCTCCTAAAGAACTTACCTACGCCACGTTCAGAGTCGGCTTTTTATCTGGCTAATTTTCACAGATAGTACGTGCTATTACAGTTTAGACTTGCAAAAGTGTTGGTAGGACATTCCTACGTTATTGTATTTTGTGCTTTTCGTCAAAAACCCATTAATGTGAGTGTCGTTCACGACCAGAACCTATCTTAACTTATTCAACAGACCTGGACCTTAAATGATAATTAAAGAACGTTACATGGCGCTGCGACAGTGAATGAAATAAGTGATcaagtaatagttatttatgtattaagggcataatcaggagattatggcacgagggaatgtttaaagcccgaggaacgagggcttttaaattcctgagggccataatcgacaattatgcccgtggtacatacaacgttttattctattttataatttctaaaagattccaacaaatatttagtattccttaaaggaaatcaactaaaagttgtgtccatgcaaatttagttagctattttgatgttgttagggttactgtgtatataatgtatgattttctttaatcaaataatgtttgataccattgttttaataattaaaccaaccgttgcttggcagatttttgacaaatcagggccataaaggccaatttatgccctcatttgggggcgtataaagacgacaatataattcatgtatcacgtgatcatgaatgatccaatgaaaacgcgtaaaaatccttagttgcatggctatcacagcgattataaaaaacaaaaaaattattttcttatttactttcgtcgttacgatttttgattgaaataaatttgtcaatttgacaaataaatgaataattttgtatttcattcattatattgtctcatcgaatataacacgtggtatgattaatcatcgatgatattaaattcgtgaaattgaagcCGGACATTTCACTCGTCCTTCGGACACGTGAAATCTCCAGCACAATTTCACTCATAATATCATGGATAATAAGCATACCACTTGTTATATTATAGCTGATTATTGaccaaaatagaataaaataaataaacaataaataaatacatatgcggtttacaatcgatcatcgataaatgtaggatttgcggaactgaaggggaaaccattgaacacatcatttcttcttgcaccgttttggctcaaagcgaatataaaaaacgtcatgatatattcgcaaaaattatacacatgaatttagcagttaaattcaatttattaaaggatacacaaccacattacatttataaaccagaaagttgtttagaaaatgacaattacaaattatattttgatcgcacagttttaactgacattcacattcagcataacagaccagacattattattttaaataaacaacaaaagcaagcatatcttttagatatagctgttccaaattcacacaatataacacagacatataatacaaaaattaataaatatttagaactatccgttgctatgagaaatctttggtgtttagaaaaaatttcgattttaccatttataatttcaacaacaggaatagtaccgcaatctctttttaaaaatttaaaaattttggacttagagaacacattggtggttgaaattcaaaaaggtatattattatactcatgtcacatcgtgaggaaattccttaacattgacacagaacataaaacacaaaaaagtcaaaatgtggaggcgaaacgccggtaattatgttgataagcactgcactattacttgatagtattatccgtaatagtgtatgtactccggcaaaattgccgtgccgccgggtggaggtgggatacgaaaaatactaaataaaGTGAAAAACCAAGTGAAGGGAAAGTGGAAATGGCAACTAACGCAGTACCCAGACTTCATTTAAACAATGGGGAAAATCGGACAGAACAATGGGCAGAATGGCTAAgcagtttcaaaatttatctGATTGCTTCagaagttaataaaaaaagcgaagaaattaaaatcgcACAACTACTGCACTTCGCAGGTCCGGAAATACAGAAAATTCACAGCACATTCACATTCACCCGAGaagaagaaaacaaattagaagaagtcataaaaaaattcaatgcaCATTTCACACCGCGGAAAAATTTAACGTTTGAGCGGTATAAATTTTTCACGATGCGACAAGCGGAAAAAATGACTATGGAGCGATTCATCACAGACTTGAGAAGACAAGCAAAGGTTTGTAGCTTTGGGGATCTACACGATGAACTCATCAAGTTAATGTTAATTAATATGCGGTGCAAACAATGGGGAAATTAGACAGGGTCTCCTTCAGGAGGAAGAAGCAGACCTGCAGAAAGTAATAAAGACCTGCAACATTATTGAGGAATCGAAGACCCAAGCGACGCGGATGAATAGCCAAGCACCAAGTTAGGCCACCACCCCCATAGACAAAATCACGACCAAGTCCAGCTCAAATTCTCCAGGAAAGCGAGACCAAGCCAACAGACAACGAGGACAATTTCAAGGAAGCAAAGGGAGGACGACAGATCAAAATCGCTCCAACAGCAGCTCCCGAGGTAACAAATACATCTCTAATTGTACTCGTTGTGGGGCAAgtcatacaataaataaatgtccgGCATTCAATAAAACTTGCGGCAAATGCAAACAATTAAACCATTTCGCGAATTGCTGCAGAAGCCAGAGTCAAATTAATTCTGTAAATCCGGACAACAATAATTTAGACAATAATGGTGAAGACTTGTTCATAGGCACAATTAATAATCGTGTTAGcaattcttttaaaaacaattacgcCTGGACCTCAGAGTTGacaatttataacaaaataatttccttCCAAATTGGCACTGGGGCTGTGGCCAATATTATGTCGATAAACAATTTTACTGAATTATCATTACCGTTTGTATTAATTGAGTCATCTAAAGCTATGCTGAAATCATACACGGGAGATGTTTTGCCCATAATACGAACTTGCAAATTAATATGTAAATATAATGAAGTTAATCACGAAATAATCTTTTATGTCGTTAATGATGTCACAGAGTCACTGCTAGGACTCAAAACGTGCGTCGAACTGAGAATAATAACCAGAAATgaaccaaaaaattttaaagaaacaaatttaCTTTCTGTACATCAGGTAGAAAGGTCAGAAAACATcgattatcaaaatataattcaaacatttagaGGTGTTCTCGGGTATTGATCGTATTGACCCaccttataaaataaaaattgatgatAATGCGACACCAGTCATTTCGCCGATTAGGAAAGTTCCATTTGCTGtactaaataaattaaaagaaacattgtctaatttaaaaaaactgaaaattattgaaagagtTCACGGCCCACACCCCTTAGTCATTGTTAAAAAAGACGACGATTCATTACGCATTTGTTTAGATCCACTTCATTTAAATAAAGTCATTAAAAGAGagcattgtaaattattgACATTCGAGGTAATCACGGCAAAATTAGGAGGTGCGCAAATATTTTCGAAACTGGATGCTAGCCAAGCTTTTTATCAAATCCCTTTAGATGAGTCCAGTAGCGATCTTTGCACGGTAGGAACGCCCATCGATATAAATTTTTGCGACTTCCATATGGAGTGAAATGTGCTCCAGAAGTTTTTAATGAACGTTTTcgtcaaattttcgaaaatattgtaatttaCATAGACGATATCATAATTTGGGGTAAATCTAAAAGTGACCATGATAAAACACTAAACAAAGTTTTGGATAtagcaaaaaattataacataaaattcaatttaaaaaaatgtaaacctggggcaaccgaaaaaaattttttctattttgcacctacgagtataacacagtcagtataacactcaaacgggtttcgaaaaggaggtCTTTTCGATACgggtttcaggaacatttacttaaatttttaatgttggcagtgactcatagtgagttgttgctacgtgatcactgcacttcaagacactttaaattccaaacttacaattgttcTATTTATCAGC of Tenebrio molitor chromosome 6, icTenMoli1.1, whole genome shotgun sequence contains these proteins:
- the LOC138133408 gene encoding uncharacterized protein, producing MNVKRINFSKAKQCIDGIRAIPVTADDFRALTHLLGERRVPCHSFAFPEEKALRAVLRTVPVEIGFDDMKSDLVGQGLAPLKVTRMISIRIKKLLPLVLVEVSKDQGKILELRSVCHLVIAVDLPHKKRITAQCHCFQRFHNSQRNCYAQPM